In Micropterus dolomieu isolate WLL.071019.BEF.003 ecotype Adirondacks linkage group LG09, ASM2129224v1, whole genome shotgun sequence, the DNA window tggtggagaccaaaaacagagaaaatagagAGTGAGATAtttgacttacattcatcaggtgaacAGAAACATGAATGTTAATAAAGCTCCATAACTGGTGGATGTGTAAATATCCAAACTAGTTTGCTAACAATCTTGTCTGTTTGCTTATCTTTGGACAATAGGAAGAAACTACACAACACAAGGAGAGGATGTATGCAAGCATGCAAACCACACCGAAAGGATCAGAGCCAAGAATTAAAACCTGAGTCACCATACTGCCTACGTCTTTTGTCGAAGATAATTGTCTTGGCATTTCATTGATCAATAGacgagacagacaggaaacatgggGAGGAAATTGGAGattatgaacaaaaaaaaatccccagCCATAATTGAACAAGGAATATTGTGCAACTGTGGGGTATCTGTACACTCCACTCACCTGTGATGGCTGTGTTGCATCCGGCGCACTTTTTGGCATACAGGCTGCTGAAACACTTGACACAGTACGGAGTTTCCCCCTGCGAGGTGAAGGGTTGGCCGGCCAGTGGGGCTTTGCAGCCCGTGCAGAGAAAACACTCTTTGTGCCACACCTCGTCTTTGTAGGTCACCCCTCCTTTGGTCAGAGCCTGccagacataaataaaaaaaaactgtatcaGTAAAACgtgatttttttgttaatgATACCTGGCAGCATTTTGTAAAGTTGTTACTGCAGGGATGCCTCTGATGGCTTTCCCCTTTGGGCTCATTTCTACTGATAAAGTTTGATTTTCAGTTGGTGGTATTCTTTTATCTGCCCGTCAAAATGGCTTCTTGACCTGACCTGTtgatgtgaggatttgctgcttttctgtgttttatggcATTGTAAATGGAATATCTTAAGGTTTTTGGACTGATGGTGGGATAAACAAGACTCTTGAAGATGTCACCTccggctctgggaaattgtgatggactACTTTCATTATTTTCCGGCTAAATGATTCATTTGAAAAGTTctcaacagattaatcaataatgagaAAAACTggtagctgcagccctacattaATATTGTGTTGGGTACATTATTAATGATCATTATCGATCTGCTGCGTATGTGGCCTGTTCACCTTTTTGCAGAGGCTACACTGAGGAGCAAACCTGCCCTCGTAGCACGGCACACAGTAGTAGTTGTTATTGTCTGGAATGAAGGCCTCTGCACCAATCGGCTTCTCACAGCCGTGACACACAAAACAGTCCTCGTGCCATGAGGAGCCGCCGTACTCCAACATCTTCGATCCTGTCAGACGAAAAAAGTGTAAGAGACAGAGCAGAACAGCAGCAATGGAAACTGAGACGTGCGTGAtggtttgttgatttgtttttgacatttacaAAACCTGTGTGTCACGTGCATTCCTTTGATCTCTCTCCCTACTATGCTGTAACTATAAGCTTGAATAAAATCTGATAGCATTCACACGAAAGCTTAGAAAACTGAAAATGATCATTCAGTAGGACGGTTAAACCTGTTCTTACACAGTCGTCTTGCGCTGTACAATTACATCAGCTTATCTTGCATAAATGCAGTCTGACAAGCTGTAACAAAGCAGTGCTCTAGCTAGCATTTACGGCTGCACAGCATCCTAAcactgctttttatttattgtacagtTTTAAGTTTNNNNNNNNNNNNNNNNNNNNNNNNNNNNNNNNNNNNNNNNNNNNNNNNNNNNNNNNNNNNNNNNNNNNNNNNNNNNNNNNNNNNNNNNNNNNNNNNNNNNGAGAAAATAGAGAGTGAGATAtttgacttacattcatcaggtgaacAGAAACATGAATGTTAATAAAGCTCCATAACTGGTGGATGTGTAAATATCCAAACTAGTTTGCTAACAATCTTGTCTGTTTGCTTATCTTTGGACAATAGGAAGAAACTACACAACACAAGGAGAGGATGTATGCAAGCATGCAAACCACACCGAAAGGATCAGAGCCAAGAATTAAAACCTGAGTCACCATACTGCCTACGTCTTTTGTCGAAGATAATTGTCTTGGCATTTCATTGATCAATAGacgagacagacaggaaacatgggGAGGAAATTGGAGattatgaacaaaaaaaaatccccagCCATAATTGAACAAGGAATATTGTGCAACTGTGGGGTATCTGTACACTCCACTCACCTGTGATGGCTGTGTTGCATCCGGCGCACTTTTTGGCATACAGGCTGCTGAAACACTTGACACAGTACGGAGTTTCCCCCTGCGAGGTGAAGGGTTGGCCGGCCAGTGGGGCTTTGCAGCCCGTGCAGAGAAAACACTCTTTGTGCCACACCTCGTCTTTGTAGGTCACCCCTCCTTTGGTCAGAGCCTGccagacataaataaaaaaaaaactgtatcaGTAAAACgtgatttttttgttaatgATACCTGGCAGCATTTTGTAAAGTTGTTACTGCAGGGATGCCTCTGATGGCTTTCCCCTTTGGGCTCATTTCTACTGATAAAGTTTGATTTTCAGTTGGTGGTATTCTTTTATCTGCCCGTCAAAATGGCTTCTTGACCTGACCTGTtgatgtgaggatttgctgcttttctgtgttttatggcATTGTAAATggaatatctttaggtttttgGACTGATGGTGGGATAAACAAGACTCTTGAAGATGTCACCTccggctctgggaaattgtgatggactACTTTCATTAATATTGTGTTGGGTACATTATT includes these proteins:
- the LOC123977177 gene encoding four and a half LIM domains protein 3-like isoform X1 is translated as MLEYGGSSWHEDCFVCHGCEKPIGAEAFIPDNNNYYCVPCYEGRFAPQCSLCKKALTKGGVTYKDEVWHKECFLCTGCKAPLAGQPFTSQGETPYCVKCFSSLYAKKCAGCNTAITGFGDGKYVSFEDRQWHQPCFKCSRCSVSLVGSGFFPDRDQILCTDCNNDD